In Stieleria varia, one genomic interval encodes:
- a CDS encoding BlaI/MecI/CopY family transcriptional regulator translates to MAKKRPALRLTSGEVDLMDLLWRHGPMTLQQAHRAFESDFPSKSVGYTTMQTRLNRLADKGFASRSPDRPAVYAAAIDRSDVQADHLDDVLKRLSGGSVVPLVAHLVQDRQIAPEELAELKRLVRQAEKDLKNASRNEEAE, encoded by the coding sequence ATGGCTAAGAAACGACCGGCGCTCAGACTGACCAGCGGAGAAGTCGACTTGATGGACTTGCTCTGGCGACACGGACCGATGACGCTGCAACAGGCTCACCGCGCGTTCGAGTCGGATTTCCCGAGTAAGTCCGTCGGGTACACGACGATGCAGACTCGTTTGAATCGTTTGGCCGACAAAGGGTTTGCATCGCGATCACCGGATCGACCCGCGGTGTACGCGGCTGCCATCGATCGCTCGGATGTGCAAGCTGATCATTTGGACGATGTGCTAAAGCGTTTGTCGGGCGGCAGCGTCGTTCCGCTGGTTGCACACTTGGTCCAAGATCGACAGATCGCGCCTGAGGAGTTGGCCGAGCTGAAGCGTTTGGTTCGCCAAGCGGAGAAGGATTTGAAGAATGCATCGCGAAACGAGGAGGCAGAATAA
- the gdhA gene encoding NADP-specific glutamate dehydrogenase encodes MKEIDQFMDGLRKRNPHEVEFHQAVEEVVESVMPWYLDHKEYHREQILERTTEPDRIIIFRVCWETDSGDVRANRAWRVQFNHALGPYKGGLRFHPSVTQSVLKFLGFEQIFKNSLTGLPMGGAKGGSNFNPKGKSSREVMRFCQSMMVELSRHIGEDVDVPAGDIGVGAREISYLFGQYMRLENRWSGVLTGKGQTFGGSAVRTEATGYGCVYFCEHMLNQHGEGIAGKTVAISGSGNVATYAAEKAIEKGAKVLTLSDSDGFIEVKGGLSMEQLQFVKDLKENRRGRISEVADTFAGVTYHADATPWGVACDIAMPCATQNEMDDHDAKTLVNNGVIAVCEGANMPLTNHAAGVLAKNNVLHAPGKASNAGGVAVSGLEQSQNAMRISWDRDEVDTRLQKIMTSIHSRCVEHGEHNGRVNYVTGANIAGFKKVADAMLAYGVV; translated from the coding sequence ATGAAAGAGATCGATCAATTCATGGATGGACTGCGGAAACGCAACCCACATGAGGTGGAGTTTCACCAAGCGGTGGAGGAGGTGGTCGAATCAGTGATGCCGTGGTATTTGGACCACAAGGAATACCATCGCGAGCAGATCCTGGAGCGCACCACCGAACCGGATCGCATCATCATCTTTCGTGTCTGTTGGGAAACCGACAGTGGCGATGTCCGCGCCAATCGCGCATGGCGAGTTCAATTCAACCATGCACTGGGACCGTACAAAGGCGGATTGAGGTTCCATCCCAGTGTGACGCAGAGCGTGCTGAAGTTTCTGGGGTTTGAACAGATCTTTAAAAACAGTTTGACCGGATTGCCGATGGGCGGAGCCAAGGGCGGTTCGAACTTCAATCCCAAGGGCAAGAGCTCTCGTGAAGTCATGCGGTTTTGCCAGTCGATGATGGTGGAGCTGTCGCGACATATCGGGGAAGACGTCGACGTGCCTGCAGGGGACATCGGCGTTGGTGCTCGCGAGATCAGCTATCTGTTCGGCCAGTACATGCGTTTGGAAAATCGCTGGTCGGGCGTTCTGACCGGCAAGGGACAGACGTTCGGCGGCAGCGCCGTGCGCACCGAAGCGACCGGGTACGGATGCGTGTACTTTTGCGAGCACATGCTGAATCAACACGGCGAAGGAATCGCTGGTAAGACGGTTGCGATCAGCGGCAGCGGAAATGTCGCGACCTACGCAGCGGAAAAGGCGATTGAAAAAGGTGCCAAGGTTTTGACATTGAGCGACTCGGATGGATTCATCGAAGTCAAAGGTGGCTTGTCGATGGAACAATTGCAGTTCGTCAAAGATCTTAAAGAAAACCGTCGTGGGCGGATTTCGGAAGTTGCGGACACGTTTGCCGGAGTCACCTACCACGCCGACGCGACGCCATGGGGAGTGGCCTGTGACATTGCGATGCCATGCGCGACGCAAAACGAGATGGACGACCACGATGCCAAGACACTCGTGAACAATGGCGTCATCGCGGTTTGTGAAGGGGCCAATATGCCGCTGACCAATCACGCCGCGGGCGTACTGGCCAAGAACAATGTGCTGCATGCCCCCGGCAAAGCGTCCAATGCGGGCGGCGTTGCGGTGAGCGGATTGGAACAGAGCCAAAATGCGATGCGAATCAGTTGGGACCGCGACGAAGTCGACACGAGATTGCAAAAGATCATGACGAGTATCCACTCACGCTGTGTCGAGCACGGCGAGCACAACGGCAGGGTGAATTACGTCACGGGCGCCAATATCGCCGGATTCAAAAAGGTAGCCGACGCCATGCTCGCCTACGGCGTGGTTTAG
- a CDS encoding M56 family metallopeptidase, which yields MSEPVAAFSLHSPLIVTTMMLASCGLVVAWILRTFQIRSLRLRSVLITGVLLQGAMFARIPIHLGLWESNSAGHVDVVLDESSLPSSSLGGLPNQASSFDACVGEMANGEAVRSAENGSALGLLGNGDVAVLGRWFAAMEWQRITTVLWFVWAVGVLLLVTRTIFTYLRMLHHVRRLPLADQKWQRDWRTVLRTHGVASRVCPVLQSESVGPMLVRLPDQYALVIPRAFWERLTDIQRQAVMTHEAQHLSRRDVWRQLAARFIATIHWFNPVAWWAVRRLDQTAELACDRAVAQRGNEYSAGFAGALLMLVSDMPAQNVHQVACTAMATPPLTRRITDLLHPSGHKDSVMKSLALLLLSVVVVMASCIQFRLTAADTTTQDSRAEVGSGDALPVIDDAELAELVTLFRSLDDSDGASKQLLALTESTGGKLALSGYIDQLRGDAMRSIKDRAIEVYGEAMFEKSPEGLRLRDQGKADKWTNAARRLDESVRGIQAAASETVKQLDDSSNAGVLLKRFLSDKEASIALLLFEMDSGGDPVAAFINKALTKILVQRGDGQYQVIASAKAEAEKEAAKFETAALIAKRLKKQLPIFAGELDMTDETSKRFADYLNKPLMSNVIAIELANKNGATPVSAVEKLFESLESACQETANGLRLRDGEVRDKVDELCMIVDRAETLVQRTGERLIEIADSMADDEVSQRLAAVMRQDLLATLVAAEIPYSDSMAGDELRTLLTQVLEKGDSGGLVVRSDRADELSEKMSELLETCRSIRRYAVMVDELLEQMADQELVAKMGDVGRYLILDEVRRYVESARPDAVTLVREHLVQDDGKGTLTLRDSSRVLIAQLTRQADRLNQASPADDF from the coding sequence ATGAGCGAGCCGGTCGCAGCATTCTCGCTGCATTCCCCCTTGATCGTCACCACGATGATGCTTGCCAGCTGCGGCCTCGTCGTCGCTTGGATCTTGAGAACGTTTCAAATCCGGTCGCTTCGGCTTCGCTCTGTCTTGATCACTGGTGTATTGCTGCAGGGAGCAATGTTTGCACGCATTCCGATTCACCTCGGGCTTTGGGAATCCAACTCAGCGGGTCATGTGGACGTAGTATTGGATGAATCGAGTTTGCCGAGTTCCTCTTTGGGCGGCTTGCCAAACCAAGCGAGTTCGTTTGACGCGTGTGTCGGGGAAATGGCAAATGGCGAAGCGGTCCGTTCAGCGGAGAATGGTTCCGCGTTAGGACTGCTGGGAAATGGCGACGTGGCGGTGCTGGGGCGATGGTTTGCTGCGATGGAGTGGCAGCGCATCACCACGGTGCTTTGGTTCGTTTGGGCGGTTGGCGTGCTGCTGCTGGTGACGCGAACGATTTTCACGTATCTGCGAATGCTGCATCACGTGCGCCGCTTGCCTCTCGCGGATCAGAAATGGCAGAGAGACTGGCGAACCGTACTACGGACACATGGAGTGGCATCTCGCGTCTGCCCGGTCCTGCAGTCAGAATCCGTTGGTCCCATGTTGGTTCGCTTGCCCGATCAATACGCCCTCGTCATTCCTCGCGCGTTCTGGGAACGCTTGACCGACATCCAGCGGCAAGCCGTCATGACGCACGAAGCGCAGCATTTGTCTCGGCGAGACGTGTGGCGACAGCTCGCCGCTCGATTCATTGCGACCATTCATTGGTTCAATCCTGTGGCGTGGTGGGCCGTCCGTCGACTCGATCAAACCGCAGAACTGGCATGCGACCGCGCGGTGGCACAACGGGGCAACGAATACTCTGCGGGATTTGCCGGCGCTCTGCTCATGCTGGTTTCAGACATGCCGGCACAGAACGTTCACCAAGTAGCTTGCACGGCGATGGCCACGCCGCCGCTGACACGCCGCATCACCGATCTTCTCCACCCTTCAGGTCACAAGGACTCCGTTATGAAATCCCTAGCGTTGCTATTGCTGTCGGTTGTCGTCGTGATGGCCTCCTGCATTCAGTTCCGTCTCACTGCGGCCGACACCACCACACAAGATTCACGAGCCGAGGTTGGCTCCGGCGATGCATTGCCGGTGATCGACGACGCCGAATTGGCAGAATTGGTCACTCTGTTTCGCTCGCTGGACGACAGTGACGGAGCGTCCAAGCAACTCCTTGCGTTGACAGAATCGACGGGCGGAAAACTTGCGTTGAGTGGATACATCGATCAACTGCGTGGCGATGCAATGCGATCGATCAAGGATCGGGCGATCGAGGTGTATGGCGAGGCAATGTTTGAGAAGTCACCCGAGGGTCTACGTTTACGTGATCAAGGCAAGGCCGATAAATGGACCAATGCTGCCAGGCGTCTTGATGAAAGCGTACGCGGTATTCAGGCTGCTGCGTCCGAAACGGTCAAGCAACTTGATGACAGCAGCAATGCAGGCGTCTTGCTGAAAAGATTCCTTTCCGACAAAGAGGCCTCGATCGCTTTGTTGTTGTTCGAAATGGACTCTGGAGGCGATCCCGTAGCCGCGTTCATCAACAAAGCATTGACCAAGATCTTGGTGCAACGAGGTGACGGCCAATATCAGGTGATCGCGTCAGCGAAGGCGGAAGCGGAGAAAGAAGCGGCGAAGTTTGAGACGGCAGCATTGATTGCAAAACGTCTGAAGAAACAGCTTCCGATTTTCGCCGGCGAATTGGACATGACCGACGAAACCAGCAAACGCTTCGCCGACTATTTGAATAAACCTCTCATGTCCAACGTGATCGCCATCGAGCTGGCCAACAAGAACGGTGCCACTCCGGTCTCCGCCGTGGAGAAGCTCTTTGAGTCCCTCGAGTCGGCTTGCCAGGAAACCGCCAACGGACTGAGGCTTCGCGACGGTGAGGTGCGGGACAAAGTAGACGAGCTATGCATGATCGTTGATCGAGCCGAGACGCTGGTGCAACGCACGGGCGAACGACTGATCGAGATCGCCGACTCAATGGCCGATGACGAAGTGTCCCAGAGACTGGCCGCAGTGATGCGTCAAGACTTGCTGGCCACTCTGGTCGCCGCGGAGATCCCCTACAGCGACTCGATGGCTGGTGACGAACTGCGGACGCTGTTGACGCAGGTCTTGGAAAAGGGCGACTCAGGAGGTTTGGTTGTGCGAAGCGATCGAGCCGACGAGCTGTCGGAGAAAATGTCTGAACTCTTGGAAACCTGTCGAAGCATTCGCCGCTATGCCGTCATGGTCGATGAACTGCTGGAGCAGATGGCAGATCAAGAATTGGTCGCAAAGATGGGCGATGTCGGTCGCTATTTGATCTTGGATGAAGTCCGCCGATACGTCGAGTCGGCACGCCCCGATGCCGTTACGCTGGTCCGTGAACACTTGGTTCAAGATGATGGAAAGGGAACGCTGACGCTTCGCGATTCCAGCCGTGTGCTGATCGCACAACTGACACGTCAAGCCGACCGGCTGAATCAAGCGAGCCCGGCCGATGATTTCTAG
- the dnaG gene encoding DNA primase, translating into MMDFDLKERVRSAVDIVDVIGSSLSLQPKGRLYVTQCPWHNDQSPSLQVNRERQSWKCWPCDIGGDVFSFVMRRDGVDFFTALKMLAEQAGIEIQAGKQVEAGSAQDKSTLLSAVQLVCDAYFQQLDSPKTDDAKIARDYLAARGVDDENRKRFQIGFAPDSWDFVINLLKQNKFRPEIAHAAGVAFHRKDGSSYDMFRGRLMFPIHDIQGRAISMGGRVIPEIAKRHGENAGGKYINGPETLLFRKSNVLYGMQLAREPIRKGGQALVMEGYTDVVAARQAGIEPVVAVLGTALGAAHVDILKRLTQRVVLVLDGDAAGQKRADEVLELFVQADADLRVLTLPDGSDPADYLQQHGREAFEQLVADAPDCLSHKLAKLTEGVDIATDTHAVMHAIDTMVGVIASAPKMDPVKQDQLLLRLSRTFGTTTEKLEQRVVARRAEIAKQSAARAKFRLQAARSKEQSGHKPKPQTRESADGSFDPNLMLAESADMDGFDFAPSGFAYDDEPTSHVAEVLQQSLSGIDRELFETLIESPDLAAIAVEAIDPDWLSSNTAKMLLSAYQDLDLQGRDLTSQSLLLLLENEFLKNEVTTLLFRIEQRGDKISLTAEERYLAVVARYRLRESEAETSRQIAKLATTVMDEDEELALLKQLFDSEKARQQIN; encoded by the coding sequence ATGATGGACTTCGACCTGAAAGAACGAGTGCGAAGCGCCGTTGACATTGTAGATGTCATCGGTTCATCGCTGTCGTTACAGCCAAAGGGTCGTTTGTATGTGACTCAGTGTCCGTGGCACAACGATCAGTCCCCCTCTCTCCAAGTCAACCGGGAACGCCAATCCTGGAAATGTTGGCCGTGTGACATCGGCGGGGACGTGTTCAGTTTTGTGATGCGTCGCGACGGCGTCGATTTTTTTACCGCGCTGAAAATGCTGGCCGAGCAAGCTGGTATTGAGATCCAAGCCGGAAAGCAGGTGGAGGCGGGCAGCGCCCAAGACAAATCGACCCTGTTGTCTGCCGTCCAGCTTGTTTGCGACGCTTACTTTCAGCAGCTCGATAGTCCCAAGACCGACGACGCAAAGATCGCTCGCGATTACTTGGCCGCTCGGGGCGTGGACGACGAGAACCGCAAACGATTCCAGATCGGTTTCGCACCCGACAGCTGGGATTTTGTCATCAACCTGCTGAAGCAAAACAAGTTTCGACCCGAGATCGCGCACGCCGCCGGCGTTGCCTTTCATCGCAAAGACGGGTCCAGCTATGACATGTTCCGTGGACGGTTGATGTTCCCGATTCATGACATTCAAGGCCGGGCGATTTCCATGGGCGGTCGTGTGATCCCCGAGATCGCGAAACGTCATGGAGAGAACGCTGGCGGCAAGTACATCAACGGCCCGGAAACCTTGCTGTTTCGAAAATCCAATGTGCTCTACGGCATGCAGTTGGCACGCGAGCCGATCCGCAAGGGCGGCCAAGCTCTTGTGATGGAAGGCTACACGGACGTGGTCGCCGCTCGCCAAGCCGGCATCGAACCCGTCGTCGCAGTCTTGGGCACCGCATTGGGCGCTGCACATGTCGACATTCTGAAACGCCTTACCCAACGTGTCGTCTTGGTGCTCGACGGCGATGCGGCGGGACAAAAACGCGCCGACGAAGTGCTGGAACTATTCGTCCAAGCCGACGCGGATTTGCGAGTCCTGACGCTGCCCGACGGCAGTGACCCCGCCGACTACTTGCAACAGCATGGACGCGAGGCGTTTGAGCAACTGGTTGCGGACGCCCCCGACTGCTTGTCCCACAAACTGGCGAAGCTGACCGAAGGCGTTGACATCGCAACGGACACGCATGCCGTGATGCACGCGATCGACACCATGGTCGGCGTGATCGCTTCGGCTCCCAAGATGGACCCGGTCAAACAAGACCAACTCTTGTTGCGACTTTCACGAACCTTTGGCACCACCACGGAAAAACTCGAACAGCGCGTCGTCGCTCGACGTGCGGAGATTGCCAAGCAAAGTGCGGCGCGGGCCAAGTTCCGTTTGCAGGCCGCTCGCAGCAAAGAACAATCAGGCCACAAACCAAAACCCCAAACTCGCGAATCGGCCGACGGCTCATTCGATCCCAACCTGATGCTCGCCGAATCGGCGGACATGGATGGATTTGATTTTGCACCGAGCGGTTTTGCTTACGATGACGAGCCGACATCGCATGTCGCCGAAGTGTTGCAGCAATCGCTCAGCGGGATCGATCGGGAACTCTTTGAAACATTGATCGAATCACCCGACTTGGCAGCTATTGCAGTGGAAGCGATCGATCCGGATTGGTTGTCGTCCAACACCGCTAAGATGTTGCTTTCCGCCTACCAAGACCTGGACTTGCAAGGACGTGACTTAACCTCGCAGTCACTATTGCTGCTATTAGAAAATGAGTTTTTGAAGAACGAAGTGACTACCCTGCTGTTCCGCATTGAGCAAAGAGGGGATAAGATTTCGCTCACAGCAGAAGAACGATACCTCGCTGTCGTCGCTCGTTATCGATTGCGAGAGTCGGAGGCAGAGACATCACGTCAGATTGCGAAACTTGCAACGACAGTGATGGATGAAGACGAAGAGTTGGCGCTTTTGAAGCAACTCTTTGATTCGGAAAAAGCACGGCAGCAGATCAACTGA
- a CDS encoding apolipoprotein acyltransferase encodes MSTAAFLSECRDLTARLGVSAPEQDNGDADSLIGIFQMFRPDGESLASLIRTLPCGDELHDRLGQLYDAAGNSQRPGGGQDAYFVVRKPQPLDPADAEQLAGQWLTGLVRIAEKVGNLEIVSVLSQTPSVRVLEGIPPKAPKRDEERSRLMKTVTQACAAMCESISGVDPHAELLRPAYYFVACDPMLRDHLMWPFYRESVGLDDPLASYFELWCHGVKYRIFGEKQIDIYLPRIHQNGPSS; translated from the coding sequence TTGTCCACAGCAGCGTTTCTCAGTGAGTGTCGCGATTTAACCGCACGGCTTGGCGTCTCTGCGCCGGAGCAAGACAATGGCGACGCGGATTCGCTGATTGGCATTTTTCAGATGTTTCGGCCCGACGGCGAGTCACTTGCGTCGCTGATTCGGACTTTGCCGTGCGGCGACGAACTTCATGACAGGCTCGGGCAACTTTATGACGCAGCGGGCAACAGCCAACGTCCCGGAGGCGGACAAGACGCTTACTTTGTCGTCCGAAAGCCTCAGCCGCTGGATCCGGCGGACGCGGAGCAGTTGGCCGGTCAGTGGCTCACCGGGCTTGTTCGGATCGCCGAGAAAGTTGGGAATCTGGAAATAGTGTCCGTTCTTTCGCAAACGCCATCGGTCCGAGTCCTGGAAGGGATTCCACCCAAGGCCCCCAAGCGTGATGAGGAGCGTTCGCGGTTGATGAAAACGGTCACTCAGGCTTGTGCGGCGATGTGTGAATCGATCTCAGGGGTGGATCCTCATGCCGAGCTATTGCGTCCTGCTTACTACTTCGTCGCTTGCGATCCCATGCTGCGGGACCATCTGATGTGGCCGTTTTATCGAGAATCCGTGGGGCTGGACGATCCCTTGGCGAGCTATTTTGAGCTTTGGTGTCACGGCGTAAAATATCGAATCTTTGGCGAGAAACAAATCGATATTTATTTGCCACGAATTCATCAAAACGGACCGTCCTCGTAA
- a CDS encoding DUF1549 domain-containing protein, with translation MISSLLATAFLILIATSTAFAQQAPLCDDNTFVRRASLDLIGRIPTVDERESFLSTGDRAAFVDQLLDHPEHARFWSQHWATLLVGRFPIRETDRELLRAWIEQSILADKPLDRMAFELISASGVSTLDGPTNYMIANRDDQVLRLGRVFLGVQLDCTKCHDHPTQRWTNADYVAMERFFRPLRFREVSGGVEVYDEGNLSSDAELPQFLSGREPLTSAWRRELALMVVQSKPFSRAMVQRAWHWTMGGGISGDVDAVDRDSNPIAFASLEQLSERFRSSRFDLDELLREICLSPGYQSQVALDAANDSPSSEWEPQRATRMLLPEQWIASVAILTNANTANSRPPSAAELSEQTRELLGQPQSTLGSDPFDRTPTSQQTLRGLNRSVSSSFTQLDKLFLAAWGRPPTDAERESLGTLTSDQSLFVIIQSNPFLLNQ, from the coding sequence ATGATTTCTAGCCTTCTAGCAACAGCGTTCCTGATCCTCATCGCGACCTCCACTGCGTTTGCGCAACAGGCTCCGCTCTGCGACGACAACACCTTTGTGCGCCGGGCATCCCTCGATTTGATCGGACGGATCCCAACCGTCGACGAGCGAGAATCGTTTCTGAGCACAGGCGACCGGGCGGCGTTCGTGGACCAGTTGCTGGACCATCCCGAGCACGCACGTTTTTGGTCTCAACATTGGGCGACGTTGCTCGTGGGACGTTTCCCTATCCGAGAAACCGACCGTGAGCTACTGCGTGCTTGGATCGAGCAGTCGATTTTGGCAGACAAGCCGCTGGATCGCATGGCGTTTGAGTTGATCAGCGCGTCCGGCGTGTCCACCTTGGACGGCCCGACGAACTACATGATCGCCAACCGTGACGACCAAGTTCTGCGGCTGGGGCGTGTGTTCTTGGGAGTCCAGTTGGACTGTACCAAGTGTCATGATCATCCGACGCAGCGGTGGACGAACGCAGATTATGTTGCGATGGAACGTTTCTTTCGGCCGTTGCGATTTCGAGAAGTGTCTGGCGGGGTGGAGGTTTACGACGAAGGCAACCTGTCCAGCGACGCGGAGTTGCCGCAATTTCTAAGTGGACGCGAACCGCTCACATCGGCTTGGCGCCGCGAACTGGCGTTGATGGTCGTACAGAGCAAGCCCTTCAGCAGAGCGATGGTCCAACGTGCATGGCATTGGACAATGGGCGGCGGAATCAGTGGCGACGTGGATGCCGTCGATCGTGATTCGAATCCGATTGCTTTTGCGAGCTTGGAACAACTCTCTGAGCGTTTTCGCAGCAGCCGATTTGACTTGGACGAACTGCTCCGCGAAATCTGCTTGTCACCCGGCTATCAATCGCAAGTCGCTTTGGACGCGGCGAACGATTCGCCGTCAAGTGAATGGGAGCCTCAACGAGCGACCCGCATGCTGCTGCCCGAACAGTGGATCGCGTCGGTGGCGATCTTGACCAATGCGAACACCGCGAATTCGCGTCCGCCATCGGCCGCGGAGCTCTCCGAGCAAACGCGTGAGTTGCTGGGGCAGCCGCAAAGCACACTCGGCAGCGATCCCTTTGATCGGACGCCGACCAGTCAACAAACATTACGTGGTTTGAATCGCAGCGTGTCGTCCAGCTTCACGCAACTGGACAAGTTGTTTCTTGCGGCGTGGGGCCGTCCGCCGACCGACGCAGAACGAGAGTCATTGGGGACGTTGACGTCTGATCAATCCTTGTTTGTGATCATCCAAAGCAATCCTTTTTTGTTGAATCAGTAA
- a CDS encoding sigma-70 family RNA polymerase sigma factor, giving the protein MQLMEQDLSVLINRAAKEGYLTYDQVNEYLPDEDVNPEKLNQLLLAIEKKGIRLVESAHEFNPALSRRPEPNVIEMRPPSTDLGGDDLATPDMPKASDDPIRMYLSQMAEIPLLSREEEISLAKKIEVTRRQFRRALLESDYALRNTVATLHRVHQGELPFDRTIKVSLTERLTKEQISARMPHNLRTLDMLIEQNKLDFDLMVRKSTSPRLKAEVRRRFIMRRQKCLQLVEELSLRSRRVTPMLQQLENISQRMNFIRQRLSELAGDAVSRDEAANLRSEQRELMLLTQESPTSLHNRVVKAREYFDRYETTKRELSSGNLRLVVSIAKKYRNRGLSFLDLIQEGNTGLMRAVDKYEYRRGFKFSTYATWWIRQAITRAIADQARTIRIPVHMIDVLSKLRQSQKRLTQEFGREPTYMEISEDTEVPLDEVRRVMDIGRHPVSLDRPVGEGEDSSFGEFIEDNDSHNPVRMAASGMLRSKIDELLKTLTYREREIIRLRYGLVDGYSYTLEECGRIFKVTRERVRQIEAKAVAKLQSPSRANRIASFLKVAA; this is encoded by the coding sequence ATGCAACTGATGGAACAAGATCTTTCGGTGTTGATCAACCGAGCGGCCAAGGAAGGCTATCTGACTTATGACCAAGTCAACGAATATCTGCCGGACGAAGACGTCAATCCGGAGAAGCTGAACCAACTCTTGTTGGCGATCGAGAAAAAAGGCATCCGCCTGGTTGAATCGGCTCATGAGTTCAATCCCGCGTTGTCGCGTCGGCCTGAGCCGAATGTGATCGAAATGCGTCCTCCGTCCACGGATTTGGGTGGAGACGACTTGGCGACGCCTGACATGCCCAAGGCAAGCGATGATCCGATTCGGATGTACCTGAGCCAAATGGCCGAAATCCCCTTGCTGAGCCGAGAAGAAGAAATCTCGTTGGCAAAGAAGATCGAAGTCACCCGTCGGCAATTCCGTCGTGCGTTGCTTGAATCCGACTACGCCTTGCGTAACACGGTCGCGACTCTGCATCGCGTCCATCAAGGCGAACTGCCCTTTGACCGCACGATCAAGGTCTCCTTGACCGAGCGATTGACCAAGGAGCAGATTTCCGCTCGCATGCCGCACAACCTGCGAACGCTGGACATGCTGATCGAGCAAAACAAACTCGACTTTGATTTGATGGTCCGCAAGAGCACTTCGCCGCGTTTGAAAGCTGAAGTTCGCCGACGCTTCATCATGCGTCGACAAAAGTGCTTGCAGTTGGTCGAAGAGCTGAGCCTTCGCAGTCGCCGCGTCACACCGATGTTGCAACAACTGGAAAACATCTCGCAACGAATGAACTTCATCCGCCAACGCTTGTCAGAACTGGCCGGCGATGCGGTGAGCCGAGACGAAGCAGCGAATTTGCGTAGCGAGCAACGCGAACTGATGCTGCTGACGCAAGAAAGCCCCACGAGCTTGCACAACCGAGTGGTCAAAGCACGCGAGTACTTTGACCGCTACGAAACCACCAAGCGGGAACTCAGCAGCGGAAACCTGCGTTTGGTGGTTTCAATCGCCAAAAAGTATCGCAACCGCGGTTTGTCCTTCCTGGATTTGATCCAAGAGGGAAACACCGGCCTGATGCGAGCTGTGGACAAGTACGAGTATCGTCGCGGATTCAAGTTCAGCACCTACGCGACTTGGTGGATTCGCCAAGCGATCACGCGTGCGATCGCAGATCAAGCACGCACGATTCGCATTCCCGTGCACATGATCGATGTGCTCAGCAAGCTTCGTCAGTCGCAAAAACGCCTGACCCAAGAGTTCGGACGTGAGCCCACGTACATGGAGATTTCGGAGGATACCGAGGTGCCATTGGACGAAGTTCGTCGCGTGATGGACATCGGTCGCCACCCCGTCAGTTTGGATCGCCCGGTCGGTGAAGGCGAAGACAGCAGCTTTGGTGAGTTCATCGAAGACAACGATAGCCATAACCCGGTACGCATGGCAGCCAGCGGCATGCTGCGTAGCAAGATCGACGAATTGCTCAAGACCCTGACCTACCGCGAACGTGAAATCATTCGTCTTCGCTACGGCTTGGTCGACGGCTACAGCTACACGCTGGAAGAATGCGGCAGGATCTTTAAGGTCACCCGCGAACGCGTTCGGCAGATCGAAGCCAAGGCGGTTGCGAAGTTGCAGAGCCCATCGAGAGCCAATCGCATCGCATCGTTCCTGAAGGTCGCCGCGTAG
- a CDS encoding thioredoxin family protein, with translation MSPASGVQWHDNLEAGWRQARQLKRPMVIFITSRQCIYCDAMKRDTWCDQSVTQQLRDGYVAIRLTPEHNAETLSRIKVPAYPTTLIGLPEGKVVAHRIGYQPANTVRSLLGEIANSIKH, from the coding sequence ATGTCTCCCGCATCAGGGGTGCAGTGGCACGACAACCTGGAAGCAGGTTGGAGACAAGCCCGTCAGTTGAAGCGACCGATGGTGATTTTCATCACGTCACGTCAATGCATCTACTGTGACGCGATGAAACGTGACACGTGGTGCGATCAATCGGTGACACAACAGTTGCGAGATGGATATGTCGCCATTCGACTCACACCCGAACACAATGCGGAAACACTATCGCGAATCAAGGTCCCTGCGTATCCGACCACATTGATCGGTTTGCCGGAAGGAAAAGTGGTTGCGCACCGCATCGGCTATCAACCCGCCAACACGGTCCGCAGCTTGCTGGGTGAAATCGCAAACTCGATCAAGCACTGA